AGGGATTGGGGTGTCTGATATTCCCAGTGAACCTGCAGCATCTGTTTGGTTTCAGTTGTAGCTCTTTTGGTTGagtccatccctgtccctcctgtcctgccttagagcacatcccagcagctgtggcagGTGGTGTTTGCAATGTTCCTTTTGTTCTTTGGCTGtgacaattctttttttttgtttccatccCACATCCCATTCTTCTTAGATGCAAAACCATCCTCACTGTGGCAGGACTTTGACACTGGTTTATTCCTAGTGAAACTGGGATGAGGCActccaggggcaggcagggtggAAAAATAATTGGTGTCTTCCATGCTGGAAGGCCAGGAAGGTGAAatctgggctttttgtttgtctgCAGTGAGACAGAACATAAAACCTCCACGGGGAATCAGAGGATCATagaggggtttgggttggaaggaaccttaaagctcatccagttccaccccctgccatgggcagggacaccttccactattccagattcctccaagctccatccaacctggccttgaacacttccagggatggggaatccacaacctccctgggcagatCAGAGGATGAGGCAGGTCATGGATAAAGCAGGTCAAAGCCCATATCAAAAAGGTGGCCTTCGCTCCCTGTCCAGGTTTGGGATGTTTTAATCTCTCCCCAGATCATGCACTAGTATCTCAGCTGCCCTCTGGAGGCAGTTTTCACtggctgggaatggtgggaataCCAGTGCTTCCCTCCCTACCCAGCTGGGAACTTAGAAGCACTTTTGGCTTGGTAATTATTATCTAATCTTGTGAAATTCAGCCTGTGCAGGGAACCTAATACAGGTGTGATATAGAATATCCTGAGAATTACAGAATATCatgagttggaaaggacccacaaagatcatctagtctaACGCCACATATTCCTGAAAAATTGCACTTATATCTGTATTTGAAAGACTTAAATAAGATTTCAATAGGGCAGGTGGTTTGTGCTGCTTCCCTTGTGTACACATGAATTAAACCTTCTGTCAGTTTTCTGGGTGGTTGGATGGTACcacatccaaacccaaacacaaTTCACTGGAAAAGCAATGAGTTCATGCCAGTGGAGTTAATTTTTGTAGAAAATACTGGAAGTCAAGTACAGAGTCATTCATCTGATGAGGCTTATTTCACCGTGGAAAATCTGAGCTCatcattgtattttctctccctcagAGACTCCTTCAGCAGGATGAGCCTTCGCAAAATGGAAATCTAAACgagttaaaaaccaaaataaaaaaaaaagcacttaaaaattaaggttttgaaaagaaaaagagcctTGTTATCAGCGCTGGGAATCAAAGAAGTTTTATTGTGAAATAAAACTTGGACTTCATCCTGGACATCCCTCACACCTCTTCCTCCATCAAAGTGTTCAGTGGCCAAAAATCATTATGAATTGTCAAATGTAGACTTAAcaatgtttggaaaaaaaaaatcatggcaGTGGTATCCAGAGTATTGGTGATGAGCTGTAAActtacctgttttttaaggcatttttaTGACTCAAAGGTACACTAAACGCATTTACCTTTATTTATAGCATTACCTAATGttaaatttatttacttttagttcctatatttaatttatattagGACCATACGCAAATGCATTTTGGAAGTTTTTAATGTAGTGATGATGGTTATTTTGATGGTACTATTAAATATGTGAATGTTTACACTTTAATTCCCTGTGCATTGGACTTCAGAGCTCACCATCCCTGGGGAAAAGGTTCAGAGAAAGGTAAGTCTTACGGCAACACTTATTAACCAagtggtgatttttttattatcccAATCCTTTTTCTTTGGTAACTttgctgcaaagaaaaataattccatcTGTAGCCAGCAGAAGGCTGGATGGAGGCACATGTTGGTACCACTTCACCTCCTCCAGTACTGTGAGGTGGAGTTCCAGCTTGATTTCTGTGTGTACATGGTCATTTCCACCAGCTGGGAAGTACAAACATCTCCTCATCACTTGGAATTAGCAGTGTCCATGCAACTAAACTGCTTTTTGTGtcccttttttaatttaaaacctaatttcatggggaaaaaagaacataaaatgaTATCACAGTTAAAAGTGTACATAGAAAGCATTCTTTGCATTGTTATTAATGTAAAGAAAACGTGTTTTACAGCAGTGATTTTGGAGCTGAGTACTCAACGCCTAAATCTGGtcctttatatttttcttctctgtgttgaACAAAGTCCCTTGGAAGAGGTGGTATGTGATTGAACACAAGCTTATTCTCTCTATATAAATACCTACATATGCATCTATATATGTGAATACACACAAAAAGTGAATTTGATAAACATactctttatatatatatatatataaaagtagaAGGTTTATACATGAAGTGCCcaccttcctgcagcagcagtgatggCTTAGGTGGGGTCTTTGTTGTCCTTGATACTTATTTCAGGTTGTTTGAAGTGCTGTGGCCAAGGGGTGTGTTGGGAAGGTACAGTTCTGCTgattttccctccttctctcaggCTTTTATTCCAACAGCTTCACAGATTTTGGGAGTGTTAAGTGTGTCCATCTCTGACCATTTCCTTGGAACATGAATAATCCTGAACTAGTTGTGTCACGGGATGTAACACAGAAGCACCTGCCTAAAGAAAAACTCCAACTCTGACCTTTTAAGGGATATTTAAAGCCCAAGGGTGTTGACAAGGCTGTGGAAGCATTATAAGAGTCAGGGACTCTcataatggaaaatattaagGGAGGAGGGAGTGGCTTTGCAAGACATCTACAGGAAGAGGcattgaaaatatttacacagTGAAAAAGGGGGAACAAATCCAAATAAGCATGAAAGAGTGAAACTTTAATTTACAGCAGTCCTACTCCAGGACATGAGTTACTGCAGCAAGTGGTGAGTTCAGGAGGGTGGCAAGTGGTGCTCAAGtaaatctcaaaaaaaccccaccccctgctccctctccctgtgccagagGAGTGTTTTTCATTCAGCATCTTTCTGTTCAGCTGCCACAAAGAATCTCCCACGCTTTATGCTATGATGGAAGACAGCTGGGTCTTcctcacattttattttgttgtataTAATGGCATTTTGTTTCCTTGGAAACACTCCTGATCCTGAAGTTGAATGAAAAAGATAATTCCTGGGTCAGGtgtggaaaaataaactttcattTGCAGGCTGAAATTCAGCAAACCTTAAAAAATTGCATTCTGTAATAGGATGGGGCTGCCCTTGCAAGGTAAGatcactgttatttttttaatgtagctaTATCTTGGTTTAgactttgaaattatttattatgatgCAATGCTTTCGAAAAGGAAAAAGTCTTAAGAGCATTTGTCATTCCAGCTTTTTTATCTAGGATATGCTGCAAAGTCAAGGCTTGTACAACAATCAGAAGTTGACACTAACATGGAAAATACACTAAAGATACTTTTCCTGAGTTACCTCAGTGTTTATACAACATTATAATAAAAGGTTGTAAAAATTAAGTATTGCAGAATTAACTAGGTAAAGGGTTTTAGGGCTTTTCctgtaaataaattaatttgtatTAGAAAAAGGTTAAATGTATCCAGGAAACCAGGGCATACTCACATCCTGACTATCATCTTCCCTTGTCTCTCTGCAATCTTCATGTCTTTCTGTCCATCCCATGACAATTAAACACTCACCTTACTTTGTGTCATATTGGTTAAGACTCTGTCAGTTAATAGGATTCACCTTAAATTGTCTAACAAACAATTTGGGATTTTCATCCCTAGTATTTAGTGCAGACATTTTTGGTTTTTGCCATAATCATCTGTTTACCCTGAACCTGACACCTCTGGTCATCAAGTGCCTTCAGGTGAGGATCTGCTGTACAAgaatcagttaaaaaaaccccacagaatgTTAGTTTTAAAATCTTCCATTTCTTTAAGATAATTTCCCACCCTTTTTATAACTGTTCCCAAATCACTTCCACTTTGTCTTCCCCCCCAACACAACAGTCTGATCTGGTTGTCTCAGATGCGTATCAtaagttttttatttcatatatacATTCTTAACAAAGCATCAAAGCCAAATGCTTTCGTTTTCCTATTTTGCAGTGAGCTCAGGTACAAATTAACTGTTGTAAGGTCACCACTAAGTTCCAAACCCACCCAGACACATATGCAGATTAGAGGGCTCCACTCTTCaaagtacaaaattattttaattacactACACTCTGCCCCTGTGTCGACATATTAATCACACCTATTTACACTTTGCCCTTTAACACCTATGCAACAAGATGCAAATTAGACCAGTCAAGCATTTCTATGAAGTTCAGGTCCCTCCAATGCACTAAACAAGGTTCCAAGACCATTTTCCTTGTGCTCTAAGTTGCacaaagcaggaaggaaaaggatCAGGAGAATAAACCATGTCGGTTACCCAAAGACTAAATATGAAGTGTTACTTCCCAAGTTACAAAAATACACAACTTCTGGTGAAATTTGCTAGTTAATATACATTTACTCTGGGGTATGAAtacaaataaattttattaaaaaaaaaaaagctaataatACAATAGGCATGTCTGAGACCTAGAGCTGCGTTAAAACCACTACTGGGTGCTGTAGGATTTGTTTAGGATCTATACAAACTGGTATTTCTAAAAGGTTGCAGCACTATTCTCCAGCAGAAAATTAAGGTGTGAGTCAAGTTCTATGTCCTGTTTTGTTAATTCAAGTTGAGCCACtttacactgaagaaaaagaccaaaaacATGAAGAATCAGTAgcttcaaaaaacaaaacagccgTTTCTTCCAGGTAGTTTGGATGCAAATCAGACCAAGAGGTGTATGCAAATCCTGAATATTTACAGTCAAAATACAGTATCACTCTACAATTTTCTTATAAAACAGTAGGTAAGGAGTCGATGTAGATGATGACGTCGGAGAAAGAGAATTCAGAAAGTCCTTTTCTTCTGTAACCTTTACTTCGGAGTCATCGAAGAGCAGCCACTTGCCCTCGTATTCCTTGAGGCTCTGGAGCACATACAGAGCCTTGTTTTCCAGCCCGCTGGCTCCCACCCCGTTGGCCTCGCTGTGCTCTGTGCCATGCTCAGCATTCCCTGTGCTGCGCTCGGGGCTCCTGCTCTCCGTGACCACGCTGAGGAACTTCTCGGGGTTGGCTGGTTTGTTGGGGTACAGGTCACAGTCAGACTTGCTCTTCTGCCCCCCAAGCAGTCCCACAGCTTCCATGTTCTTCTTGCTAAGGACCTTCCCTGGCTGGGCAGCACCGTTGACCCTGAAGGAGACCTCTCCGTCATCGTAGTCGTCGGTCACAGCTCTGGCCTCCTCCTCGTTGAGCGGCTCCGGTTTGAGCACGGCGTACGTGGGGTTGGCCATGAAGGTGCCCCTGtccagctccaggctgctgAGATCTGTGATCTTGACAGAGGCTGTGTAGTGTCCACTGCTGATGGTGATGCCGCTGTGCATGACCACAGCAAATAATCCATAGGTGTCGTTGGTGGGCCTGGTGCTCCACTCCTCCAGGGACAGCTTGAGTGGCGTCAGCAGCGGAGTGTTGATCTTGGACAGGCCCCCGTAGCAGTCAAACCTTCACAAGGGAGACACAAGTTAAACCCTTTCCCAATAAACACCACTTTAGGCCCATAGGCCCACCTGTTATTTTCCACATGTGATCAGGAGAAGCTTCTCCCTTCTCACTTTCTATCACCAACATCTGTCCCAGGCACCCCTGGTCAGTAAAGGCACTTTTATGACTGTATAATGGTAAATTTTACAGCCTAGGAACTgtaaattttaataatttaagaGACTCCCTTTTTCTAAAGTAtcaactaaattaatttttaaatagtggTGATAAAAATAATTAGGCTAATTGTTATCATTCCTGCTTCTATCCATGCACAAACACCTGCACTCCCCCAGACACCACTCtgcttaaaaagcaaaataaaaacctcaACAGCCAAGGCTGAAATAAGGAGGGTTggagttttttcccctcctgaaaGAGTCATTTGCTGAATAAATACAAATCTATTTTACTTTCAAGTAGCTTTAGTATCACATAGAAAATCTGAGTGGTTTTTCTCAGATCCCCTCAGTGATGAGTAAACTTACCAACACTTGCTACCAGAGATTCCTCATTGCCTGTCCTGTggtattccatttttttcaagcAATTCTCTGGCTGATTTACTTGGAAAAGCATTTGGTATTCCAGAAATACTCAGCATTTTGTTCATAGTGCACAAATTTACCATGAGAAAAGTTTAAGTCCTTTCATTACAAGGATCTTCTAcagagtttgaaaaaaaaatattaccgAATGATTCTGATCTTGATGAGTAATATATTGCATCAGCACAAATTAATTAACCTCTTTATTTAGTGATAGGTTATGATGTCCTAATAGATTCCAGTGATGATTCAGTTCTTGCTCAACTTTCAGGGTGTTGTAGGGAAAAATCCAGGGGAATACAGGCAAGCCCTGTAAAACTAAGGTTACAAAAAGCTCACTGCTATTATTGTAAGAAAAACTATCTTGAATCCAAGGAAATTGTAGCTATGGCATAACTGCAGTAACAGActcctgttttcctgtgtttagtTTTGATTCTGCTTCTCATCATTTCACTCGTGTTCACAGCCATAAACCCTGATAAACACATTTACACACACCCACAGATCCTCAGTCACTCTCATTAACTGAAATCTCACTTTAGACCTAAGCTTACCATAAACATTTGATTCCACCAAAAGGAACACAAAGAGCATATAAtcagaaataataaaacttaAATCTTCTGAAAATCCCTATTGTTAGTAGCCAGAAATATTCAGAAGACAGTCAAGAAACAGATAAACTGCTTGCTGATACTCCAGATCAGAAACCCAGTTCCACTCAAGCACACTGTGACAATCATATTCACACAAAACAGTAAAAAGCAGGGTCTGCCTTTCTTCTGAATGAGATCCAGCATCAAAGATTTGGAGAGGAGGAAATAAGAGAGGAAATCTTTTCCTATTAGCTTTTTGTTCTTCTTAATGATAAGAatctgaagacagaaaaattgtATGCCAAGTACTCTGCCTGCTCTGACTGATGCACTTCACACAGAGCAAACCTGATTTCTGCAGCTACATCTTTTGAGGCTATAAATTAACCTTACCCACTGTACAGaatttcacaaaacaaaaagctgattTTCTCACCAACTGCTAAATTTCTATAGTGGAAATGCTTAATTACGTATCACCAGTTACACATTTCTCCTTCAGAGCTTCACAGCCTGAGCACACATGGCCTATGATTTTTccacacacaacacacactcTTGCCAAAGAGAATTACTCATCCCCAGGCAAGTAGATTTTCACACTggctgctttattttaaaacaaacactttGCAAACCAGCATCTAGAAAACATGAATAAAGTCCCTATTAACTGCAAATATTTACATTACCCTTCGTTTCTCTTCATTTATTTACAACTCAGTCATCAGAGAACTCAGTAGAGCACAACTGAGCAGACAACATTTCCAAATTTTTATGGGGGCTAAGGGAAGTTGTATGAAGAATCTTAGTTTAAAAATTTAAGTAAGTTTGAAGCCAGTAAAACAGTTTGTTACTACTTTTAGCAATGACATGGTTTTGTCCAAGATAAAAAATTCAAGTCAAAACCCAGGGGACTCTTCTACGCAGTTTCAGCTTCATCACTGACTCCAGTTGCACACTGATTTTTCCACTCTGACTTCCTTAATCTCTGGTTGCCAGCCCTTGGCAGAAAATGTCTGGCATGACTGAGGACACAGGAGGAAAACCACAACAGACTGGATTCACTCTGACCTGGATATTGGTCTGAGTATTTTGGAGCTCAAGGTTGCCAAGGCAGAAGAGGTGAGTGGCTCAGGAGATGGCTGCTTAACCTGAAAGTGCTTCCCCATGGAAACAAAAAGATAGGAAATAGAGGAGCAAATGGAAGATAATAATCAGGTTTCCTTTCaggttgtatttttttcaatagCCTATAATCATACCAGGATTCCATCCCACATCAAGGGCTATTTTTAAGTGTGCAACTTTAAGTCAATATATATTAAGTCTATATATATGAAGTCAATATTTAAGTCAAATATGATGGACATCAATGAAAAGACAATTTTGTATGTTACGATCCTGGATTTGTACGAAAAGGCATTGCAGAGACAGAGGAAGCTTCCCTTCTACTTTGTCAGAAACCTGGATATTCCTAAAAAAATACTACAAACCGGCAGACTGAGAAATGTACCTTTAACAATCTTAGCAAACTACCTGTAAAAACGTAACAATATCATCCTCAGCACTGGATATTTCACAAATCTTAAACTGACCACAGTTACCAGCACTTGCTTAGAGAGCACCCTCTGACAAATCATCTGACAACTCAGATGTGGTATTTTTATCTAAAATATTGGTGACACAACTATTATAAACTAAATTCCATGGCAGACATCATGCATGAGGCTTCCTGCTGGTGAGGTGGCTCTGAATGTCTAAAGCCAAGTGAGGGGGAAATGCAGCACACAGGGAACTTGGGGATAAAAGGCCAAACTAATTTGTGCCTAGAAAACTTACTGCCCATCCAAAGGCTCAGAGGCTGCAATAAATGGTGTGCCAATTTCCTAAAAGATCTGGGGGAATATTTTATAGTTCTAAGAAGTTTCTCCTGATGACGctttctgtcatttttcagtatttaaatcTCAGTGGAGAAATGGAGTTTACTGCAAAATGCTGAGTATAAATTGTCATGACACTGATTTATGTACGTGCAGTACTGTAGGGAtgggtttttctttggtttttcctCCCATCCCAATTCTTaagtatgaaaaaaaccccaaacaaaaccactcaCAACCTCTTTCAAAACATAAGGATTACAAAAATTATAACATCAAACACTGATTTCTCAGTAGTTGAACATTAGTGAGGCTgatattactgtatttttaaattaatatatcaATTTTTTGGTGTGTTagctctttaaaatatttacctgCTGAGTTTTCCCCCACAGATTTTAGTGCTCACATTCAGGTAGAGTACTAAAATTTGTATTgtaaaaattgcaaaaaattTGTACTAACGGTATTTTTTAAGGAATTGATCAATTTTGGGTAATGAGTGTTAgctctttaaaatgtttaactcctgattattattattccccactcacattcatttttttagTACTTACATTCAAGTAGAGACTGGCTGTGACCataaaatttatatttgttCTAATTACTTGTTCTGTTAAAGTACTTAAAGCGGCCTCTAAACTCACAGGGACAGGTGATATTTAAAGTAAACAAAGTTTTAAGAAAGATCAATAAATCAGGCTGTTTTTAAAGAGTACAGCTAAAAAATTTTTGTCAAGAAGTCTCCTAAAAGTCAGTTTTCCTGCAGGTAATTTCTGCCACTGCTCGTAAGAACAAAAAGCCTTTATGAAATCAGGGGCTGCATCCCAACGATTTAAGTTCATTTCAATCTGGAAATGTGCTTTTGGCAAAGTTACAAAGCATTTTCAACTCCTGTGATAAGATTTCCCTTCCTCCAGGACACTGTTTCATAACACAGTCAATGCATACTCACTCCAAGCCACTGGCAGCAAAGCACTTCAAGTGAATTGTTATAACTTCGGGCATTTTATCGAATAAAAGGCTGCGCTCGGCTTCCGTGTAGTGATGGCAGTtctcacagaaatatttgtccTCTCCCACAATCCTTTCCACTGAGGCAAACTGTGAAATTGCCCATTTCAGCGTCTTCGTTTCTGTTTTTGGCTCTGGAGAAACTAGAAAAGAGAATCGTTACATTCACAGATAGACCAATATTTACATTTCCAATGGGTCCCaccagaacaacaacaaaacaaaacatgtcAAGACAGGCTCAAAAACGACAACACTGTAAAGAACACTCAGTATGTGTGAAATAGATGTATTTGGAGCATTTCAGGAAGGGATGAAAGTATCTCTTACTTTAAATCTAAGGTTTTCCCAAAGCTTGTTTCAGATAACACAGAATAATTCTGTGGAAACTGGGTCCATGAATTTCACTTATTAGGGCAAACATCCAAAATAACTAGAAAGTTCCCTTTCACTTCTTACGTTTTGCCTCCCCTGCCACCCTCACACTGCTGACAGGATCACCTACACTGACAGCAGCATTTTACACATTAACATTTCCCCACACATTTTACTCTGAGTCCTTCACCAAAATGGGGAGTAAAGGCAGTAAAAGCTGCTCCAAATTAATTCCATGGGAACTAAAATTAAAAGTCTCCATTTCAAAATTTAGTATTATCATGCTTACTTTTTATAATACCTAAAAACTATGAATAGATCAATAAAATTTGTGAAAGAGACCAGAGAATTAACATTGACAAAGATAAAACAAATGCTACTAAGGCAACAACAATCTaatacactaaaaaaaattttagagtaattaacaaaaaaagctgggttgtcttttaatttttgaggaaaaagtgcaaatatttcttttaagaaaaaaaagcagaaaaattccTTATCCAGGAAGAACGGGAAGACCTACATcaaagaaaatacttatttatAAGCAGAAAAACATGTACCAAAGTGAAGGACTGTAAGCAGTGCATGCTATGTGTTAAGATTCGAAACAATTTTAATATTATCTGGATCTGTCAACGGTGTTTCCAAAGTCTAAAGTTAATCAGGATAGGAGATAAGAGCCTCTAATTTTAGTCAGCACAAACAGGAGCCATGTTCCTTGATAACCACAGCACTGTCCTTCCCCATGGCTGGCTGAGGCAGAAACACCTCACACCCCTTTCTGAGACAATTACTTACTTTCAGAACTCTCTTCAGCTTTAGAAAGTTCATCTTCTTGCACTGGAACACTGATGTCCTGAAAATCTTCTCTCCTTTCAGTAAAGCACTCACATTCCAAACACCTTGTCCTCAGCACTAACTGGCCCTGGAACAGTTTCTCCACCAGTTCAAAGACAGCCAGTTCTGTACCTAGAGAAAGTACATGTCACATCACTGAGCAAGCTGCACTTTATTCCAAAGACTACCTTCGGCTATCCGTGGAAAATGACCATGGCCTTTTAGGGATCCCACATAGGAATTAAAACCAAACTACGTATCGTGCAGTTTTCAGAGTATCATCTACTAGTAAGTAAATACGGAGCCTCTGTCTCTTGGCCCTCAaactttaatttctgttttaagaTTGAGTGCTTGTTTTATACTTTAAGTGTGGCATTCTGGAATATTTGTCACCAATGCACTGACTTCTTAGTATGGACTATCAGCCTCCTCAAGGAGCGTCACATGTGTGGGTTTGGCTGGTTTCTATTTATTCTCAGTGTTCTCCTCCAATGCTTTCTAAATTTGTTGGCCAGTTTTGGTCAGATATGCTGAAGAAATGCAGATCTCAAAGATTCTGCATTCCTTcaattttttataaaattggTGGGTGGGTCAGAAAGTTCCAAATTGTTAAGTACTGAATTCATACTGAGCCCCTTCTCTCAACAGATACCTTGTTTCATTGACAAAAAATCCATACCTGCCAGCCACTTAGAATATGTAATACATCCTGTGTCCTTCCTAGTTCTTGGGAACATTGGGAATATGGGACAAAACTAAGGAATAGGGAGGGAAGGAGATAATATTGTTTGTAAACTTGGGCACAAAGCCATGGCCAATGGAGTTTGATTCTGTTTGCTTCTGACCAGCATCTTCCTTTAAATCTTGAATCCATCTGCTATGTCTATGGATGACAAAAATTAGTGATAATACAAACCTGGCAAtgttatgcctttttttttttatacatatatatggtACAATGATTACAGAATGTTAGAGGAATACCTCGAGATCTAAGCTAAACAGGTcaagttataaaaaaaaaaattacaaacatgtataaaaataaattcttgttCCTAAAAATCTTCTTCAATTCCTGAAAATCTAATTTTGTGTTTAGAGCTCTGCAGGCTGTGCAGTCTGAAGACTGACTTCCCACGCATTGTACTTTCTTAATCATACTAATTTTAAGCCCATCACTTGTGCACCAACCTTccttttttggttctttttcagTTCCCTTTTCATGGTGGTTTTCCACAGGAGATGCTGGTTCATGATATTCTTCTTTACTGTCACCATTTTCGCACTTGGTAGATGACTCTTCGAGCTCACAGTCATATTCTTTTCCTGGGTCTTTGGATCCCAGGTTTGTAGTTAATTTTCCTAGACTATAAAATTTGGACAGAATGCTGGGCTGTTTGCATGGGGATTTTAACCAGTTTAACCTAAGCCGTGACTTTTTCTGCGTGGGCTTCGCGCTCTCGCTGTCCCCGGAGCACTTGGCGATGGCGTCGCTTTGGGTTTCCAACTTCTCCCCCGTCGCTTTCCTCTTTGACCTGGTCTGCCTTTgattttcctctgctgcagtgTGCTCTTTTGACACTTTGGATTTTTTCTTGGCGTTGCCGCCCTCGGTgtcacttttccttttcccgTGTCCCTTGAGCAGCTTGTCCTCGGCCGCGTCTCCATCATGGCTGCTCGGAGTGGGATCCTCCTCCTCGGCAGCGCTGCCGGTCCCGTTGCTCTCAGGGATTGGGTTGAGTTTTTCCTCCAGTTTAGCTGAAGGCTCCTCCATGGGCAGTTTGTTCAACTCTTCCTTCTTCAGCAGCTGACATGTTTCCTGGATGTTTCCCAGGATACACTGTAGGACTTCCTGGGCATCGTGCTGCAGGTACCCTTCATACATGGGGTTCAGCTCTCtagggaaaagaaacaagcagaGCAATGAGGATTAGTTATTCTTTGCTAACCGGGTAACATGATTTGAGATTTAAATTAGGGAGTTAGACGGAAGTCATGGAGGGTCCTGTCCAGGCCTAGAGAGGAGTCCTCTCTGTCACAGAGTCATGGGAAAGTTCAGCCTTAGGCATTTAAACACTCACTGAATTGCAACCCAGTGGTGCAGCTTCTCAGGTCAAAGAGAATccttcaccatccctggaaatgttcaaggccag
This genomic window from Pseudopipra pipra isolate bDixPip1 chromosome 9, bDixPip1.hap1, whole genome shotgun sequence contains:
- the USP1 gene encoding ubiquitin carboxyl-terminal hydrolase 1, with translation MPGVLPADTARASPSKKNRLSLKLFQKKEAKRALDFTEAQENEQKGAEFRGAEIDQVVPAAQPPSLVSCEKKDNMLPFVGLNNLGNTCYLNSVLQVLYFCPGFKTGVKHLYNIISKKKESLKDEGEQKAEKGSCKEDPLASYELICSLHSLILSVEQLQASFLLNPEKYTDELATQPRRLLNTLRELNPMYEGYLQHDAQEVLQCILGNIQETCQLLKKEELNKLPMEEPSAKLEEKLNPIPESNGTGSAAEEEDPTPSSHDGDAAEDKLLKGHGKRKSDTEGGNAKKKSKVSKEHTAAEENQRQTRSKRKATGEKLETQSDAIAKCSGDSESAKPTQKKSRLRLNWLKSPCKQPSILSKFYSLGKLTTNLGSKDPGKEYDCELEESSTKCENGDSKEEYHEPASPVENHHEKGTEKEPKKEGTELAVFELVEKLFQGQLVLRTRCLECECFTERREDFQDISVPVQEDELSKAEESSEISPEPKTETKTLKWAISQFASVERIVGEDKYFCENCHHYTEAERSLLFDKMPEVITIHLKCFAASGLEFDCYGGLSKINTPLLTPLKLSLEEWSTRPTNDTYGLFAVVMHSGITISSGHYTASVKITDLSSLELDRGTFMANPTYAVLKPEPLNEEEARAVTDDYDDGEVSFRVNGAAQPGKVLSKKNMEAVGLLGGQKSKSDCDLYPNKPANPEKFLSVVTESRSPERSTGNAEHGTEHSEANGVGASGLENKALYVLQSLKEYEGKWLLFDDSEVKVTEEKDFLNSLSPTSSSTSTPYLLFYKKIVE